attttcaatttcaccCCTCTTCTTCACTTTAGACAAAGCCTAGTAGACTAGTAAAGACCACCTCTTCTCCACGTGGATGATTCCCACAACCAATGGGCATCTCATCACGTGAAAGCCCTCCACGTGAAATCTGTCGGCTTCCTTCTCTGTTCCTCCGCTGTACGGACACCGACCATCGCCACCGTTTCACGCACTAAAGACTCCATGATTTCACCTTCAATCTCACACACTAAGCTCTCTCCTTCCTCCTCAAGAAACCAATTTAATCCCGACTTGCCCAGATCTTTTTCTATCAAAGAATCAATGTCTTCCAGAACCTGACAGTTCGCCGCCGGAAAACTCTCGATTTTCTTGCACAATTCATCAGCCAAGGATAAATGATCTGTAATGGGAGAAACCCACGGCTTGAAATCCAGGTGGGGTCGTAAAATTTCGGCCAAGAGTTCATCAACAAGCTGGAAAATTAGCTTCCTGTTGCACCGGCGGCTTAAGACAGCCAAAGTGGCGGCGGAGGGGTGGAAGAGCTCAAGGTAGTAGAAGATTGAAGGGTCGAGGGGGTGTGAAGGGGTATGCCATTTCCCTAAGGTTAAAGGGGTGACTTTGTCGATGATGCCTGTGCGTTTCAAGATTCTCTGGATGTAAGGTTTGTACTCTGCCGCCACCGCCCAAGCGGCGGCGGAAGAAGTGGTGGCGCAACCGTTCGTTTTGTCTGGTAGGACGTTTTCTGGGACGGTGGATATTTTATGAGGTTGCAGGTGCAGCTGCTTGTACGAATGGCTCGGATTACTAGATAACTGTGTGCTCCTTTTCGATGAAAGAGCATCTGATACCTGTGACTTCATTTTCCACCCACGccaaaaaaacacaaaaataaaaataaaaataaagtatataaactgaaaataaaaattaatgccATTAGCCTCAGGGACATGATAGCGAGATATATTTTTGGATCatctatatttattcatatttactaTCTACTCATCTATTCTATCAAATGATTTCTGAtgctaaataaatatatctaaaatcTGAACAGTTAtgaagaatttatatttttctttgattttgagccaaaagaaataagcaaaaaatccAGCGAAGAAGGGTGCAGGTAATACCTGTTTTTGAGGTAATTTTGTAGCAGGGGGAGAAGGGTCTTTCTTGACAGGCAGAAGGGCGGGGCTGCTTATACTGAGAAGTTCACTTGACAATGGAgctttcttggatttcttgTCTGTCAGGTTTGCTTTATTTGCTGCTGATGAACGGACAAACGgctcctctttcttcttcctgaTCATAGGATTATTACAAGCTTGATGCTGAGGAAACTTCTTTATAAAGGAAGAATTACTGTTCCCACTCCCAACTCTCTTGCAGCTCTCCTTCTGATGCTGGTTCTCTTGCACGATTTCTTGATTCTTTGGGTTCAGTGGGCTCAAAATCCCTTGAGAAATTCTTGGACTTTTGTTGCCTGAATTTGTGAGTGGTGGCAAATTCTGGGAGTTTGTGTTGGTGGGCTTGAAGAGAAGAAGATTTTCATCTCGCCTGATTTCCTGTTTATATCTGTTTATGTTGGTTATGTCAAGACCAACAACTCTTCTGCTCACACTTTCTTTAACCTGCTTCACAATCTGCTTAGCATAGTGCCCTGGACTCCTGTTCTCGTCCTGCCTGAATCTCAACCCCTGTCTGCCCACCATTTTCGCTGACAGGGAAAACTCTTCGTTCGTGTTCTGATCTTTGTTTATCTGGAGTGACAGCCTGTGAAACTCAACATCTGACCTTCTGGCTGATGATATTCTTGGAGTTTCAGGCAACGACCGGGCTCCCACGCTGATATCGTCGTCGAAGAATCTGGTATGAAGAATATTTCTTTGGTTGAACTGGGATTTCTTTCGGGGCCTGGAATCTGAGGACGAAAATGAAGGAGAGGTACATTCCGGGAGTAAATCCAGGCCCATGAGCCTGGCGACCAGATTCGGGGTCTTGATCCCTGGAGAACTTTCAGACGGGAAATCCTCTGTTCTTGATCCTGAATCAGATGTCGAGACTCTTGTTTTGATTTGAATGCCCACCTGGAATTATGATTTATGCattggaagaaaagaaataactcctattataataattgatacGCTTTTACcaagaaactgaaaataaagaaaaataacatactgggaaatttaaattttcttcttctttcggGGCTGATGATGGCACTGAAGCAGCTTTCATGGCGGCCGGCCCTTCTGTCTCCAAGCTGTTTCTTGGTGCCTCTACTCCTGcgtaatagaaaaattaaaaatatgtattcaGGATTACATTCCGACAGCTGAAAATATTCATCTGATCAGTTAGTGTGTGTTGTGCGTGAAAATGGAGACACCTTTAGTTACAGTGGCTTCTTCTTGAAGGAAGGGGTCGTGATTGTTCAGAGGAATCTGAAACTGGTGCAGATCAAAGAGCTGAAGAACAGCACACATGCAGCCGGCGGCTGAAGTGCCTTCAGCCTCCTCCATATCCGCAGAcattctcctcctcctcctcctcctcctggCGGCGGCGGGGCTTCCCCTTCCgccgcccccccccccataCTGCCGCCAGCNNNNNNNNNNGGGGGCCGGCggccctccccctcccccccccccccccccaatacTGCAGCCAGTCTCTACCCATATCAACTTTCCTTCTAATCCCACACGCAAATAACGTTGGAAAAGAGCAGGTTGAAAATGACACAAATGTGGCTGAAACAAAAACTAGAAAGAGAAAGCAACTGGTAATGCCTAGGGAGCGAAAACTGCGGATCCGGGGTTCATTTTCAGAAAAACATTCAAGCTTCTTCTCACACACAAGCACACTCACTCTGTGTATTCACTATATATCTAAACCccctttatattatattgatcatatCAAATGAGGAAAAGATCGACGGATTTCAAGCTCTTCTTTTCACACACGAACACACTCAGTGCGTGTTCTTGCTAATCTAACAGTTCATTAGTGCGTACACTCACTCCCGAGACCAGCCAAGTGGTTCCCTCTTTGTTTCTTGGTGTTGGGAATAGAAAGGATGACGAAATGACCAcgctcgctctctctctctctctctctctctggcTCTTGTTTATATAGTcaatcaaaaattttaaaattggagGGTGGTTTGCTGGGGATCTGCAATATTATTGCAATATTGGCTCCTCATCTTAATtactgtttttgttttttgttttttaaatcatGATGGTGTTTGAAAGTACTTAATTATTCTCTGTTCACCTCCTTTTTATTTACTCCACCATATATTGAGAGATTCCCCAATTTGAATCTTTTTACATTGGGGTTTGGAAACATTGATATAATGCCGTTATGgattaaaataacaatttcatcattttaaataatttattattttagcaCATCATCAGCATACAAAAGTGATAAacatgtttaaaatttttaattttgcaaaaacatTTAGAGGTAAGAATGGGATGACTAGATTAACATATAATTCTATTGGGACGtgataaaaagattttttttttattctaaaatattcaGTTTGAGCCATTGTTAAGCAACATGTCATTACAACCCCATCGAGATACAAAACGGACCAAAATTCCTGATTATACGAGTCATGAATTTTTCACTATAAGTGAATTCAtgtttattgtttaaatatgCACTTTTTTATcgtaaaatatcatatttaggCCAGACTTACTACTCAAATAGTGAACTTGTCGGCCCCATTGAGAATATAAAGTGGACCAAGATCACTCTTCGTAATCAGATTATGAGTTTACAACCACAAATGAGTTCATTTATACACATTTTTAATACATGACTTTACTCACGAAAAGATAAAGGAATATCTACATTTATACCTCATAATCTATGgtatatttacacaaatcacctaTGTTCTGTGGATAATTACTTAAATCActcatactttttaaaaacttcTACATACATCCCAAAAATTTACCATCATTACACAGACAACCCTATTGCTTTTTTACTTAAgggtgatttttataattataaaaaagataaaaaataatttataataaacaGACCTTAGATCAAgatgtgtaaatataattacccCAAAGATAAATCTTGTTCTACTAGTAATCCTCAGTGGTAACTTTCCGAGACTTTGAACGTgcatcataaatatataagtagttaggttattaattgttaataacACTATTTTCGTTTTATGTTAAAAGacttatgatattattttgataagaaatacatttgataaaattttaaaattataaaagcgaaacaacgTATTAATTCCTCACTGGCTTCCacttcataatttattttaaatggaaTTTATTTGAGTTACAAAAGCATTGATATCTCAAACacaaaatataagataaaagattccacaaatttatatatatatatatatatgaaaaaactCTAGAATATACTAGAAGAAATATGCAAAACATGTATATAGTGATGAGACAGGCATGTATATTGAAAGGCAATAAGATTTTCTATTACGATTTCTACTGCATCTTTTATTCAATGTAATATGTATATACCatgtttataaaaattacgtcatcaattttatttggtgtaagattttatacacataatatgtatatatatgtaaaataaaataaaaaatataataaaaaatgcaatataacATCCAATCAGCATGCAGTATGAAGCGTACTACAAATCAGCGTCCGAACATTAACTGAAGTTCACTATCTATGTTGTCGACTAAACCTGCTGTCCatgtaatgaaaaatttaatataaattaataagtatgaaaaatattaaatagtaattatcAGTATAACGTGTGATTATTACAATTTGGTAACTTTATCATGTACTAATAAAGACAATTAACTcgacatttataattaatattatgtaaccagtaaattattgaaagcaGCATTGCTATCAAAtcaagcaattaaaatgaccATTTTTGCCTCAAATTAAGTCAGATCTAATTAATAATCCCATCCCCATGTACTCTAGAATAAGGGTTATGTTATTTGGGTCTTGTCGTTCACGACAGCACGAAATAAGCTCTTACAGACACGGTCAACAGTATCTAATacaagaatttataattaactttaatataattgaaacaGCTCAAGTAAAGTCACTATCatggtatttttcttttttttttcttttaatattattacagcATCTCgttgttataaaatattgagattATTACAATGAACTCCCCTGTTACTATTGGAGTATACGCCCCCCTCCCCctactataaaaattacataaacttaCCTTGATGGTTTATTATGGTTATAAATTGGCCCTTCCTTAGTCAAATTAACAGTCAATATTGATGCCAGCccaaatatttatgtaacCTCCCTATTTTTGCTATTGGGTAgaattttaatgtaaatagttcgaaaaactaaaaaacatACAGCCAAACAATGCCCAAAACGAACaaaaacattaaacataaacaaaGCTTAATAGAGTTTGAATAATCCAAAGACCGAGACCTTCTAATCTTTAGATTTACTTTCCATCGGTACAAATCTGTTTGTAAGCCTCCAAAATCTGAAAACCAGTCACGATCAGCAGTGGAATTCTCACAGTGGTTGTTGCACAAGGAGGAATGATTTTTGTGGTATGGAAGAAAGGTTTGAAGGAGCAAGCAAGAGAAGGAAGATAGAGAgtctataagaaaaaattaagggtatttttgtctttttatttttttttttattttgcctgATAATTTgtctgtaattttaattttttaagtgagggcaaaagtgtaaatttcttaaattctGTCAGTCAATCTTGACGGTTGTTAGTCAGAGGggtgtgtttgtaatttttaataataagagCGGAAAATTTGTCTATTCCCATAGTAACAGGAGAGATGAATGTAATTATCACTAAAATAGTTGACGTGTGCCATGAACACTTCTCATGTGGTAAGCCCGTCAATGCTGCAAAATGGATCAAAACTACTTcttgtaattaaattgtattgtaaataaattcgtattttaatattatacaattCAACTTAAATCTCTCCAGAAAAACTCTAATTCCAAACTACTATCTGACTAATtcacttctttctttttccaactcaactctCTATTATTTTTCCTCCCTTTAATACTTGATGACTTGATCGTCAAACTGACTTTCACTAAAACCATTTCCAGCAACGTGCATTTAGATCggtgaatttgaaattacgaattttaaatttctaatagtaaattctttaaatttatttaaataattataaattcaaaacattTCAAATCCTTCGACTTTAACactaaactatatatattttattgaacatcaatgaatttcaaagtcatctaatataaaatcaatcatttaaaattctttttcctaatataatttcatcaattcaaacataacatacatatttaaataagattaaGAGTGGGGGTGTGGGATGGAGCATATATGGAGCATGGAGCATGGAGATGATGATGGGATAGAcgtaaaattacatttatatattataattgtggATTGATTAATCCCATAAGCAGAGGGGCAGGCACAGTAGTAGGTATGTCCCATCACTGCACTGCACACACCAAAGCTCTCTCCAACATTCAGTCTTGCCACCATCAGTCCTTTGTCCTAATaacaatcatcatcatcatatacaCATAGTCCCCAGAGGCACTAACATTTAGAATTTCTCAGGGACCACTGTTCCCTATTCcagttgttttttttatttctttcattatttttttaaaaaaaattcaaataatttcctCTAGCTAATAATTGTTGTCACATATATATGGGGgtgtgtaatatatttgttgaatttttgtatTGGAGAAGACATTGATtggcagtgtgtgtgtgtgtgtgtgtcctTTGGGACTAGGACTCTGCCGATTTTAATTTCCGTATGTCGTTCAGCGCCCTTGATTTGGATTGTACAAAGCTGTGTGTGATGGAACCGTAGACAGAATAAAGGAGTTCTTCTCCCTTAGCTAGATTTAGAACGTACtttgcctttttcttttatttattttattggtgatttttgaaattttcaatcaGATGGAAATTGATGAAAGTAATATTTGTTGAACACTATCATACATGGTTTTAAATAACCCTTTCTTCCAATAAAATtccatcaaattcaaatctcGATCTTAATCTATTCGTACGGAAcactttgaaatatataaaaattaaatatatactttttattttatttaataaatattggtACAATTCATTACAGTATTCGCGCTAcattcaaatatcaaatagtGCTGGTGGAGGTCTAATGTGAAGGACttttaaagaacaaaaatactCCCTATAGACCTCAAAATGCTCGTAATTCGATCCGACTCAGTAACCCGAACTATGACTATTGATCACCCAACACTTATAATACTGAAATCACGATAC
This Sesamum indicum cultivar Zhongzhi No. 13 unplaced genomic scaffold, S_indicum_v1.0 scaffold00128, whole genome shotgun sequence DNA region includes the following protein-coding sequences:
- the LOC105179248 gene encoding uncharacterized protein LOC105179248 isoform X2; translation: MSADMEEAEGTSAAGCMCAVLQLFDLHQFQIPLNNHDPFLQEEATVTKGVEAPRNSLETEGPAAMKAASVPSSAPKEEENLNFPVGIQIKTRVSTSDSGSRTEDFPSESSPGIKTPNLVARLMGLDLLPECTSPSFSSSDSRPRKKSQFNQRNILHTRFFDDDISVGARSLPETPRISSARRSDVEFHRLSLQINKDQNTNEEFSLSAKMVGRQGLRFRQDENRSPGHYAKQIVKQVKESVSRRVVGLDITNINRYKQEIRRDENLLLFKPTNTNSQNLPPLTNSGNKSPRISQGILSPLNPKNQEIVQENQHQKESCKRVGSGNSNSSFIKKFPQHQACNNPMIRKKKEEPFVRSSAANKANLTDKKSKKAPLSSELLSISSPALLPVKKDPSPPATKLPQKQVSDALSSKRSTQLSSNPSHSYKQLHLQPHKISTVPENVLPDKTNGCATTSSAAAWAVAAEYKPYIQRILKRTGIIDKVTPLTLGKWHTPSHPLDPSIFYYLELFHPSAATLAVLSRRCNRKLIFQLVDELLAEILRPHLDFKPWVSPITDHLSLADELCKKIESFPAANCQVLEDIDSLIEKDLGKSGLNWFLEEEGESLVCEIEGEIMESLVRETVAMVGVRTAEEQRRKPTDFTWRAFT
- the LOC105179248 gene encoding uncharacterized protein LOC105179248 isoform X1 — translated: MSADMEEAEGTSAAGCMCAVLQLFDLHQFQIPLNNHDPFLQEEATVTKGVEAPRNSLETEGPAAMKAASVPSSAPKEEENLNFPVGIQIKTRVSTSDSGSRTEDFPSESSPGIKTPNLVARLMGLDLLPECTSPSFSSSDSRPRKKSQFNQRNILHTRFFDDDISVGARSLPETPRISSARRSDVEFHRLSLQINKDQNTNEEFSLSAKMVGRQGLRFRQDENRSPGHYAKQIVKQVKESVSRRVVGLDITNINRYKQEIRRDENLLLFKPTNTNSQNLPPLTNSGNKSPRISQGILSPLNPKNQEIVQENQHQKESCKRVGSGNSNSSFIKKFPQHQACNNPMIRKKKEEPFVRSSAANKANLTDKKSKKAPLSSELLSISSPALLPVKKDPSPPATKLPQKQSQVSDALSSKRSTQLSSNPSHSYKQLHLQPHKISTVPENVLPDKTNGCATTSSAAAWAVAAEYKPYIQRILKRTGIIDKVTPLTLGKWHTPSHPLDPSIFYYLELFHPSAATLAVLSRRCNRKLIFQLVDELLAEILRPHLDFKPWVSPITDHLSLADELCKKIESFPAANCQVLEDIDSLIEKDLGKSGLNWFLEEEGESLVCEIEGEIMESLVRETVAMVGVRTAEEQRRKPTDFTWRAFT